The genomic DNA CAAGgtcataaaataaatttgaagacAAATATCAGAAACCTGTGACAATTTTTCCAAGCcggaaaaatgtatataatatggTGAAAAGTTTTGAGTGTATGAGGATACTACTGttattttcgttgtttttttcctgcttatgtgtgtgcgtttgtgtgcttgtgcgtctgtgtgtcttgggcggtgccctaaagtgttgttatatcttacttgtctgtttatctatgtaagttagttatgtgtgtgtgtttgtcttttgtacatgagtgtctgtgctgctgtggtttacgttgaagggtaactgtgattaaggtaCTTAGCATCCCCTTTTATGCACCTgccaatattttgcccgcccaggggggcggcgaccgacccgggggaatttgacatttcaaaaattttgttgtctaaatccccaccctagggacaaccttttttgtctaaatcccaccctagagcctggttggtacatcaaatgtttgtcaaattcccgcctgtcgggaatggtcttctgtctaaagtcccgtgtatgcccgccgctcccccgggcgggcaaaatattgacaggtgcattatgcGTGGCTCTCAGGCTGTGTTTGTGTTGCTCTgtgtttccgagaaatctacccttacctgttatCTATTGGTGAAAGACTGATGACTGGCAATATATGTAATCTCCTTTTTAGTGACCTATTTATTTTTCTAGTAAAATAAATTCTATGAACAGTTGTTTCATCTTGGTAGAGGTTTATCGTACCTTTcaaaaaaagtataattttatatattttctaaatataaattaaaaaaaagaagagacaAACCTTTCGCGATTTTGGCGAATAAAAACTCCCTATGGTTCTGCCaaaccgttctaaggcggtgtcccactttgtttctttataaggatcttacatgcctgcctgtgtaagatggggttttccctacccgagggacagtgtggaatggaaatccgagcgttagcgaggttttttatccatgctgtcccgagggtagggaaaacagctgtcttacacaggcagacatgtaagatcatttttcttgcctatcatgttcaaaatagatcgcgGAGACAAATAGcttttggtatttcctgacattatttataaagtttatgacgtcataatgataccggtactatgtgacgtcaccttagtgcacgctattttagacaaggtttttccctagggaaagacaggaatatctatccccggcgcgtgctcggattaatgtatactttccccgctaggtaggcaagaatataaggatcttacatgcctgcctgtgtaagacggggttttccctacccgagggacagtgtggaatggaaaaccgagcgtaagcgaggttttttatccatgctgtcccgagggtagggaaaacagctgtcttacacaggcagacatgttagatcatttttcttgcctatcatgttcaaaatagatcgtggagacaaataggtttttggtatttcaagacattatttataaagtttatgacgtcacaatggtaccagtactatgtgacgtcaccttagtgcacgctattttagacaaggcttttccctagggaaagacaggaatatctatccccggcgcgtgctcagATTAATGTattctttccccgctaggtaggcaagaatataagaatcttacatgcctgcctgtgtaagacggggttttccctatccgagggacagtgtggaatggaaaaccgagcgttagcgaggttttttatgcatgctgtcccgagggttgggaaaacagctgtcttacacagacagaaatgttagatcatttttcttgcctatcattttcaaaatagatcgtggagacaaaacgatttgggtatttcctgacattatttataaagtttatgacgtcacaatggtgccagtactatgtgacgtcaccttagtgcacgctattttagacagggtttttccctagggaaagacaggaatatctatccccggcgcgtgctcggacaaatgtatactttccccgctggGTAGACAAGAATAATCGATCGTCCCctcctttaccctgctaaatttctaaaatggactggtccatcattaaatttgggcagtaccacttcttattttagaggtgttcactgaaaattaactgactaaagagcgaacagtgcagactatggtCAGTCTgtactggccgcaaaggcaaaaccacttgcggCCAGCAATTCAGAGGTATCCGAAGattattcatacggcggtgtacatggacaCTTCAATGATACTAAGGAGTGCCATACCGGGaagagcggcgtatggtccccagtgaAAATAATGGACTTGCCTTTGCATTGATATTTTAGTATCGGGTATTTAGTTAAGTTAAATTACTTCTATTTAACATCGCTCTTTAACTGCGCGACTAACGCAGTAGATAgcgtttctatatattttataacctACAAGAGTGATTCATTCTTTTTATGATCACTGTGTAGTTCTCACTGGATTATTtcgtttccacttttttttattttagaaatacagGTAAATCTTCTTTCAAAATCTGAAGGAGAAATACTTAAATGTGAGCTTCCGCCTTTAAACCACTATTGTCGAGCAGACGACTTTGCCAGAATGCTAATCATAGTTTACTATAAGAACAAGAGATGTTTAATTACATCGCGCTCGGCTATAAGGAGCAACTCTTGCTTTAAAACAGCTTACACACAAAGCTTAACATGCGATTTTTCCCAGTTTAAAAGtggtaaaattttgttaaatgtaagTCCGAGATATGAAACCTGACTGAAAAGGATAATTTAATGATTCCAAAAACTTATGAATAGGTTGAAAGCATTTGGTATAAcggtttttgagaaacctgcttacaagTAAAACTTTCACCAACAATTTCTAAGTGGAAAGGGgtcataaattttaaatgttatcCACACTTATAAAACCTGCTCGGTGAGATGAACTCATGATGCCAAAAATATGCGTGTATaatctgaaaataatttcaacttcaacatacaataatttgcccGGTGCCAGTAACTCATATTATGAAAATCAGCGCTACCACGATCATTTATTAGCCTTGGAACACAGCAGCCAACTTTAGGTGATTATAAAATGTGTAAGGAAATGACGGAAACGGAAGTTTAAACTTGCATGATATGCCTACATCCGATTTTAAATTTACCGttagtttttatttgaatacaaaaaCATGTGTAACTGTCAATTACATAACGGACACCTGTCAATCAATAACAAGGCCGTCAAATTACAGCACAGTGGGTATTGTCAGTGTATCTTAAAATTTATAATAACTATCTTCTGTCCTTAAATATGGGTCAAATACATTCCTTGTGGGCAAATAgtcaaataataaagaatatcttttttttactGACGTGCTTTATATTTAGTGACTTTGATCTTTCAAATTGAGTTTTGTCCAAATTCCTCTGTCAAGTATTTGGAAAAGAAccatttatattttctaaaattattagCTATAAATTAAAGAATGCCACTTATTATAAATTACATAAACTTGAACTACATTTTTGATTGACCAAATATTGCACCTAAAGCGAAACATATTTACTAATATAAATTACTTCAGTTGCACAAAGGTATACGGCtttttgaatcatgaaaatattaatatacgATAATAGCTACTTTATTCTGTCATTGTCAAAAGTAGTTTCTTACGCGACAGCGTTACAGCGAAATGGTTTTAGTTGTTAAAATACTTGAGCTTTTATAAAGTAATACACTGACTTTGTAACaagttaaaatatgaaaatttagttCTATTGTGACTACTTGAAAATTATAGATAGCTATAACTCTTATATGCGTGGTTCTACCcgggttcccgctcgtgatgaaataatgcgctgaggggcatctggggtcttcctccaccatcaaagctggaaagtcgccataagacctaaaattgtgtcggtgtgacgttaaacccaacaaaataagtaaataactTATACGCAGAAATGTTAAAAGGAACTTTACATGTCCATGTCATACATACATCTTGGTTTCTCGTATAAATCTGTTTGTATCTCTGACAAAAATATTCGTTTAAATAGAAAATGGGAATAAGACTTCGAACCTAATTAACTTCGAGATGTGCATGCGTTTACTTACATCAAACGCAACCGTTCTGCACGCAGTAATTAAACGCAATTTCCAAGTCATTAAGATCTGTAAATGCACTTGTTCGTGAAAGCATATCTACTAAAAATGCTGTCATAAAATCTACGATTTCTGCAGACAGATAATAATATACAAGAATACACATtttaatgtatattaaaaatcatGTGCGTCGAGTACATTCATTTTAGAAAGCTGAACTTCTCTTTTTTCATCTTTGTCACGGTCTTACATAGGAAAATTCGTACAAATACCTCACGACCTATTTTCTGCATTACAATTGCACGCAAATTTTGAGACCTTATTTAGAAGTATTAcgttaaatattattttaatactgtaaaccttttttttttaaatattacattgaCTATTTTACGCATAAACAATTTTAGACTATTTATTCACATGCTTAAAAATTGAAACCATTGTTGTAACTAATTTGCGTTTCTTCTGTAACATAAGCCAGCTCAGCTGTGGTAgaatattatcatatttcaaaattCATCTCAAAATTCTTAAATATCACTTACATATCAAAAACCTAATaatctctcttttttttctttccagaGCAAAATGTGTTCAGTCTAGAAAACAGGAACgtgttcaaaattaaaatcaaacgAACCAGGAGAGTTTTATTAGGTGCCATGTTAACTCTAGTAAAGGGTCACTAAAATGATATCACAAAGTTAGAATACAATTAAAGGAAATACAGGAGGCAAGTTCATTGCACGGGTCACTTAAAAAAAGAGACGTTTAACTGATAATGCCTATTTTACACCTTGTCATATTTAAACAGTTACAAGATCGTATAATGTTATCAGATTATAAATCATTTAAGTTAGATCCATGAAACCGATATCTCTTTACGATTAGTCTATGCTGCACGCGATGTAAGTGcaagaatgtaaatatttcattgaaaaaatacttCATATAACAGCGAACGAgcgaatatatatatttgaatgctGTGAGAAACGCTTTTCATCGCGGaacaaatatatatcaatatgtaaagttttAAGATCCGCCCAGGGGTATACTATTTATATTGTAAAGCTGTCGAGCTACTCGCGTGTCGGTAATTGATACCCCGCTGCTGTGATGACCGTTGCCTATATAAAACGTAAGGATAGCCTGCAGTGTATTTGCGATACATTATTGTCATTAGGAACGCAAGTGTATTATATCGAACAGCTGATCGGGAAAACGGATAGATAGCTGAACTATTAAAGTGAactggatatgtaataaaatattaaatagattTAGAAAACTGATTTTATATTGGAATTACATTTACACTTGCTAAAtcaaattatctaaaaaaaaatcaaaaatgaaatatcatttatcagCTATCTGCATTTATGTATGTTTAACAATCGGCTCaatggaaaaattaaaaagtgaTATGAAAGTGACGGTAAATTCAAAACAGCTagatacaaaaaaagaaacagctGCGGCGAAAAAAACGTTAGAAACGAACAGTATCGTAGACACAAAAGACATAGaaacacaaaaacacacaaaaactgACGGAAAcatagaaacaaaagaaaaaataggaACAGAAACAAAAGCGAgtttaaatacaaaagaaaaggaaaaaacaaaaggGACAGAAGAATCGAAAGGAAATGTTGAAACAAAAGAAACTGTAAAAAAACCTACATATTACAAGAGAAAATCTTATGCAACGAAAGAGGATATTCCGGAAGACTATTTAGAGTATTTGAAGAAACGCTATAACATTTTAGAAGATCCGGTAGGGGAATACGAACGTAAAATGGCTGAATACGACATTTATGACGACTACGATTATGAAATCATAACTATGGAACCACCAGCAACACCAAAAGAAGACGAAGAAATCACAGAATCGCTTGAAAGTAACAATGAAACTGAGGATTCCTGTAAACAGTGCAAAGTGCTTGAATCTGACAAAAAGTTACGATTAGCAACGATTAAGTCTACAATTCTTGATAAAATTGGATTTTCTAGTAACAATTTGCCAAACATGACGGGGAGAACGATTCCACAAATCCCCTCCATACAGAGATTAATAGAACAACATGAAATGCAATCGGACGCGCCATACAGCGACCCCGACGACTACCTTCCCGAGGATGACTTTTACGGGCAGGTGAAAAAGGCTTACACAATCGCACAGAAACGTAAGTTATTTTTGTAaccattttttgttatttttaattcataGTAGAAAGGATTATTAACATCTAAAATTAATTGTGTTAAAATTGTGAGCTATGGTTATAATTTATTAGAACTGTCACACTCTTACATGTTAGGCAATGGCTGTAAAACCATGGACCATACAGGTCTTTTactttttaacttatttttatcATGACTATTTGTGCATATTTATCAGGAGACTTGAACTCGCAATGTCCATATATACACTTTCATAAGttgcttaaaaaataaaaaagcgcACAGTCAACAATAAGTAAGGCACTCATTTACAAAGCTTCACTTAAGTTAAGGAAAGTTAGAATGTAATTGTTGTAGCATAATAAATAAGCCTtacgaaaataatgaaaaataaataggtaagataaacaaacaaaacaacgaGAAATTAACACTAAAATAAAATTCTCATTTTAAGTTCCGGTTTTCCTACATATTTTCCTGACAATGCTTTTATTCATTTATACTGCCTATACAATAATGAATTATCTTTTCACtctttcatttattaaaaaacccCGTAAAATTCTGCAGGCGTGTCTTCTCCCGCTCCCCCAAACCCCCAAGGTATGTTAAATGCGTATTTCACAGATAACAGTATCTATGATTCTACCAAAGTAACAAACTATACAAggtagaaaaataaataatcttTGTCTTTAGTCATCGATATTGCACTTGTAttttttaccctgctaaatttctataattgacTGGTAcattattcaatttggacaataccatttattatttgaaggggtattcaatgaaaatt from Mercenaria mercenaria strain notata chromosome 11, MADL_Memer_1, whole genome shotgun sequence includes the following:
- the LOC123532379 gene encoding growth/differentiation factor 8-like codes for the protein MKYHLSAICIYVCLTIGSMEKLKSDMKVTVNSKQLDTKKETAAAKKTLETNSIVDTKDIETQKHTKTDGNIETKEKIGTETKASLNTKEKEKTKGTEESKGNVETKETVKKPTYYKRKSYATKEDIPEDYLEYLKKRYNILEDPVGEYERKMAEYDIYDDYDYEIITMEPPATPKEDEEITESLESNNETEDSCKQCKVLESDKKLRLATIKSTILDKIGFSSNNLPNMTGRTIPQIPSIQRLIEQHEMQSDAPYSDPDDYLPEDDFYGQVKKAYTIAQKPPDDFKIHVHGGCYFELTESVTSRKIKDASLWLYLEPSAFKRKTVVEIYIYVVPQKAKPQHILKGPVRYKKTTASGWIEFKFAHIVHHWIKQPAANRGIVIQALDEDGNNHIVTPGKHSDETYIPMLEMSTVEHRNEHSRKKRSFNHICTEQERIDTCCRYPLRVDFVQFGWDWVIAPTGYLANYCSGECRYRHMENNPQAYLIQQTPDGSGPCCTPSKFFPLAMLYFDHQHTVLYTYMQKMIVVRCSCA